A stretch of the Kushneria konosiri genome encodes the following:
- the smrA gene encoding DNA endonuclease SmrA: MNANQRDEQLFSHEMADVIPLNKGRNRADAGNGGARPPSEAQLARRASAQDGEQESNFLSDEFVDLLPFTDPIEFRRDGIQTGVIEKLRHGGYQVDSQLNLLKRPVAECRREVFRFIREAHQHELRCVVIVHGRGKSDESHANVVRSYVSKWLEQFDEVQAYATAQPRHGGLGATYVMLRKSHRARQRNRELHQRRRAP; encoded by the coding sequence ATGAATGCCAATCAACGCGATGAGCAGCTTTTCTCCCATGAAATGGCTGACGTCATTCCGCTGAACAAGGGACGCAACCGCGCCGATGCCGGCAATGGCGGGGCACGCCCACCCAGCGAGGCGCAGCTGGCCAGGCGTGCCAGTGCCCAGGACGGTGAGCAGGAAAGCAATTTCCTTTCCGACGAATTTGTCGATCTATTGCCATTCACCGATCCGATCGAGTTCCGTCGTGACGGCATTCAGACCGGCGTGATCGAAAAATTGCGACACGGAGGGTATCAGGTCGACTCCCAATTGAACCTGTTGAAGCGTCCGGTAGCCGAGTGTCGTCGTGAGGTTTTCAGATTTATCCGTGAAGCGCACCAGCATGAACTGCGCTGTGTGGTGATCGTGCATGGTCGAGGCAAAAGCGACGAAAGCCACGCCAACGTGGTGCGTTCCTATGTGAGCAAATGGCTCGAGCAGTTTGACGAGGTACAGGCCTACGCCACGGCCCAGCCTCGCCACGGGGGGCTCGGCGCCACCTATGTCATGTTGAGAAAATCCCATCGCGCCCGCCAGCGCAACCGTGAACTGCATCAGCGACGTCGTGCGCCATAG
- a CDS encoding helix-turn-helix domain-containing protein — translation MKIARSQKPFVEPLRLGERLREIRRAQKLTLEEVSRRTGVARSTLSKIENDLISPSFLVVQKLMIGLKLDMPQLLKSPHGAPRNAGRRDLTRCGEGELHPTPTYEHELLSAQMAQKLMTPFKTIVRARSIEAFPDWVRHGGEEFLLVLEGSILLYSEFYEPLQLEAGDSLYFDSDMGHAKVSISDADALVLSVCAPGERA, via the coding sequence ATGAAGATTGCTCGCAGCCAAAAGCCCTTTGTCGAGCCGCTGCGGCTCGGCGAGCGCCTGCGTGAAATTCGCCGCGCTCAGAAATTGACACTTGAAGAAGTCAGCCGTCGTACCGGGGTGGCGCGATCAACGCTTTCAAAGATTGAAAACGATCTGATATCGCCCAGTTTTCTGGTGGTGCAGAAATTGATGATCGGGCTCAAGCTGGATATGCCACAGCTTTTGAAAAGCCCGCATGGCGCCCCCCGGAATGCCGGACGCCGCGATCTGACACGGTGCGGTGAGGGAGAGCTGCACCCTACGCCGACCTACGAACATGAGCTTTTATCGGCGCAGATGGCGCAAAAGCTCATGACCCCTTTCAAGACGATCGTTCGCGCGCGCAGCATTGAAGCGTTTCCTGATTGGGTACGTCATGGCGGCGAAGAGTTTCTACTGGTACTGGAGGGCTCTATTCTGCTGTACAGCGAGTTTTATGAGCCTCTTCAGCTTGAAGCCGGTGACAGCCTTTATTTCGACAGCGATATGGGTCACGCCAAGGTATCCATCAGCGACGCCGATGCTCTCGTTCTATCGGTATGCGCACCGGGCGAGCGTGCCTGA
- a CDS encoding YihY family inner membrane protein: MRRFSIPQPLWCLLAPFRAIIKLVKRFNAHDGLQTAASLTYTTLFAVVPFTTVVYALFAAIPDFQDAGDHIQQFVFQQFVPETGQTILDTLRGFTQQARGLTMVGGVFLLVTSILMMMTVENALNRIWGVRHNRHGLMGFLVYWAVLTLGPILIGSGFLLSSYLASISVLNSAASWLGGSDFILHFLPPILSFLAFWFIYVTVPNARVRIKHAAAGALLVSISLELAKWGFSIYVSNFPSYQILYGAFAAVPLFLLWIFLSWFIILMGAELAAWLGETQHADWRRWPPFWQAMGMLTLLHERHACGEGALRASNVRKRLGGHYHKLLNVLSEQGWVVISDEDEWVLARSLDTLTLSEVVAGLPWPMPEQYRPPEGYSKMADIMRNAQQRYHEALNVSLASALNQKSSDKTPITP; this comes from the coding sequence GTGAGACGTTTTTCCATACCCCAACCCCTGTGGTGCCTGTTGGCGCCGTTCAGGGCAATCATCAAACTCGTCAAACGCTTCAATGCTCATGACGGCCTGCAGACAGCCGCGTCACTGACCTATACCACACTGTTTGCGGTAGTGCCCTTTACTACCGTGGTGTATGCCCTGTTTGCCGCCATCCCGGATTTTCAGGATGCCGGAGATCATATTCAGCAGTTCGTGTTTCAGCAGTTCGTCCCCGAGACCGGCCAGACCATACTGGATACGCTGCGCGGATTTACCCAGCAGGCACGCGGGCTGACCATGGTGGGTGGCGTCTTTTTGCTGGTCACCTCGATTCTGATGATGATGACCGTGGAGAATGCACTCAATCGGATCTGGGGCGTTCGCCATAATCGCCATGGCCTGATGGGCTTTCTTGTCTACTGGGCCGTATTGACGCTGGGCCCCATTCTGATCGGCAGCGGCTTTTTACTGTCGTCCTATCTGGCCTCCATCAGCGTTCTGAATTCTGCCGCCTCCTGGCTGGGAGGCAGTGATTTCATCCTTCACTTTCTGCCTCCGATCCTGAGCTTTCTGGCCTTCTGGTTTATCTATGTCACTGTGCCCAACGCTCGCGTGCGCATCAAGCATGCGGCTGCTGGGGCGCTATTGGTATCAATCTCGCTGGAGCTTGCCAAGTGGGGCTTTTCGATTTACGTCTCCAACTTTCCTTCCTATCAGATCCTTTATGGTGCCTTTGCTGCGGTGCCGCTTTTTCTGCTCTGGATCTTTCTAAGCTGGTTCATCATTTTGATGGGCGCAGAATTGGCGGCCTGGCTTGGGGAAACCCAGCATGCCGACTGGCGTCGCTGGCCACCTTTCTGGCAGGCCATGGGCATGCTGACGCTGTTGCATGAGAGACATGCCTGCGGCGAGGGAGCATTAAGGGCTTCCAATGTGAGGAAGCGATTGGGTGGGCACTATCACAAGCTCCTGAACGTGCTGTCAGAGCAGGGCTGGGTTGTCATCAGCGACGAAGATGAGTGGGTACTGGCCAGATCACTTGATACCCTGACGCTGAGTGAAGTCGTGGCTGGACTGCCCTGGCCCATGCCCGAACAATATCGCCCTCCGGAAGGCTATAGTAAAATGGCTGATATCATGCGTAATGCCCAGCAGCGCTATCATGAAGCGCTGAATGTTTCGCTGGCATCCGCCCTGAATCAGAAATCCAGTGATAAAACGCCCATCACCCCATGA
- the glp gene encoding gephyrin-like molybdotransferase Glp — MVGNDRLHTPQEALKALSADLAPLPCEWVRLETAGDRVLAQTLYARHDTPPFNNSAMDGYALRAGDSGRVLPVSQRIMAGQSGTALEEGTCARIFTGAPLPEGADSVIMQEEVDVRDEGVFIPAGLETGNSVRLKGREIRIGEVLVSRGTRLNSAALGFLAGQGFDQVPVYRKPRVALLFTGDELKLPGESLAPGQIYNGNRFMLMDLLVRFGAELTLVEQVPDTLEAMTQALEHASHLVDVIVTTGGVSVGDADYVRRALESLGRLDLWRLSIRPGKPLALGHIGPCRFVGLAGNPVSSFVGAWLFLRPLLGGMQGCDDMRALPEVTAQAEFQTETAGRDHYMRVTLQWDGDGYRAQAFEDQDSSILRSCVSANALAVIRANSKIMPGERVRCLLLTS, encoded by the coding sequence ATGGTGGGTAACGATCGATTGCATACGCCGCAGGAGGCACTCAAGGCGCTGTCAGCCGATCTTGCACCGCTGCCCTGTGAGTGGGTAAGGCTCGAGACGGCAGGAGATCGAGTGCTGGCGCAAACGCTGTACGCCCGACACGACACACCTCCTTTCAATAACAGCGCCATGGATGGCTATGCTCTGCGCGCTGGGGACAGTGGCAGGGTACTGCCTGTCAGCCAGCGCATCATGGCCGGCCAGAGTGGCACTGCGCTGGAAGAAGGGACCTGTGCCCGCATCTTTACCGGTGCGCCCCTGCCCGAGGGCGCCGATAGCGTCATCATGCAGGAGGAAGTCGACGTCCGTGATGAGGGCGTGTTCATTCCGGCCGGCCTTGAGACGGGTAACAGCGTTCGCCTGAAGGGACGTGAAATCAGAATCGGTGAAGTGCTGGTCTCCCGGGGGACTCGGCTCAATAGCGCTGCACTGGGATTTCTGGCAGGCCAGGGGTTTGATCAGGTACCGGTTTACCGAAAGCCCAGAGTGGCTCTTTTGTTCACTGGCGATGAGCTGAAACTGCCGGGCGAATCTCTGGCGCCCGGGCAGATTTATAACGGCAACCGGTTCATGCTGATGGACCTTCTGGTGCGCTTTGGTGCCGAGCTGACGCTGGTGGAACAGGTGCCGGATACGCTCGAGGCCATGACACAGGCTCTTGAGCACGCCTCGCATCTGGTGGATGTCATTGTCACGACTGGCGGAGTCTCGGTCGGCGATGCTGATTATGTCCGTCGTGCACTGGAGTCACTGGGCAGGCTGGATCTCTGGCGCCTGTCGATCCGCCCCGGCAAACCGCTGGCGCTGGGGCATATCGGTCCTTGCCGCTTCGTTGGGCTTGCCGGAAATCCGGTGTCGAGCTTTGTTGGTGCGTGGCTCTTTTTGCGTCCGCTTTTGGGGGGCATGCAGGGATGCGACGACATGAGAGCCCTGCCGGAAGTGACAGCTCAAGCGGAGTTCCAAACCGAAACTGCCGGGCGCGATCATTATATGCGCGTGACCCTTCAGTGGGACGGCGATGGCTATCGCGCGCAAGCGTTTGAGGATCAGGACTCCTCTATTTTGCGTTCATGCGTGAGTGCCAATGCGCTGGCAGTCATCAGGGCAAATTCGAAAATCATGCCGGGCGAGCGCGTCAGGTGTCTTCTACTGACCAGTTGA
- the wrbA gene encoding NAD(P)H:quinone oxidoreductase, whose product MTRPYVLVLYYSRQGATRDLARHIAAGVESVGGIDARLRTVPSVSPECEAVASDIPDDGPVYASHDDLRDCAGLAMGSPTRFGNMAAPLKYFLDGTSTLWLNGALVNKPATVFTSTSSIHGGQESTLLTMMNPLLHHGMVLAGIPYSVDEMFTTRTGGTPYGASHFAGPDSDRSIDEHERALAMAQGKRLAQLALALETMRGQ is encoded by the coding sequence ATGACCCGACCCTATGTACTGGTGCTCTACTATTCCCGACAGGGCGCGACACGAGATCTTGCTCGCCATATTGCGGCCGGGGTCGAATCCGTGGGTGGTATCGATGCGCGTCTTCGAACGGTGCCATCGGTCTCTCCTGAATGTGAGGCAGTGGCCAGTGATATCCCTGATGATGGCCCGGTCTATGCCAGTCATGATGACCTGCGTGACTGTGCGGGCCTTGCAATGGGCAGTCCAACTCGTTTTGGCAACATGGCCGCACCGCTCAAATACTTTCTGGACGGGACCAGCACGCTCTGGCTCAACGGGGCGCTGGTCAACAAGCCGGCGACGGTATTTACCTCGACCTCCAGTATTCACGGGGGACAGGAAAGTACCCTGCTGACGATGATGAATCCCCTTTTGCACCATGGCATGGTACTTGCGGGTATCCCTTACAGCGTCGATGAAATGTTCACCACCCGAACTGGCGGGACGCCTTATGGCGCCAGTCATTTCGCCGGGCCTGACAGCGACCGCAGCATCGATGAGCATGAGCGTGCATTGGCAATGGCTCAGGGAAAGCGTCTGGCACAACTGGCGCTGGCACTTGAAACCATGCGAGGACAGTAA
- the pdxH gene encoding pyridoxamine 5'-phosphate oxidase, with amino-acid sequence MSTISDLRRDYTGDALDHDNTPETPWPLFSEWLNAAMESERDDANVMTLATADNEGLPHARIVLLKGFDENGLVFYTSYQSHKGSELGTCPHAALVFWWPTLQRQVRVEGHVEQVPEETSDAYFHSRPRASQLGAWISQQSVEIPGRQWLDERTHRFERAYQDNEIDRPPHWGGYRVVPIMVEFWQGQPSRLHDRIRYRWRAAENHWLKSRLAP; translated from the coding sequence ATGAGCACCATTTCTGACCTGCGTCGTGACTATACCGGGGACGCCCTCGATCACGACAATACACCCGAAACCCCCTGGCCTCTTTTTTCCGAGTGGCTCAATGCGGCGATGGAAAGCGAGCGTGATGACGCCAACGTCATGACGCTGGCCACGGCCGACAATGAAGGGCTTCCACACGCGCGCATCGTGTTGTTGAAGGGGTTTGATGAGAACGGCCTGGTATTTTACACCAGCTACCAGAGCCACAAGGGCAGCGAGCTGGGCACCTGTCCTCATGCAGCGCTGGTCTTCTGGTGGCCCACCCTGCAGCGTCAGGTGCGCGTTGAAGGTCATGTGGAGCAGGTCCCGGAAGAAACCTCGGATGCCTATTTCCATTCACGGCCCAGAGCGAGCCAGCTGGGCGCCTGGATTTCCCAGCAAAGCGTCGAGATTCCGGGCAGGCAATGGCTTGATGAGCGTACTCATCGCTTTGAGCGAGCCTATCAGGACAACGAGATTGATCGTCCGCCACACTGGGGCGGTTACCGGGTAGTGCCGATCATGGTCGAATTCTGGCAAGGCCAGCCGAGCCGTCTGCATGACCGAATCCGCTATCGCTGGCGGGCCGCCGAAAATCACTGGCTGAAAAGCCGGCTGGCGCCCTGA
- a CDS encoding DUF1244 domain-containing protein, whose translation MDQLDKQTRTELEAAAFRRLLKHLDDNRDVQNIDLMILADFCRNCLSKWLVTAAEERHVELDLESAREHVYGMPYSEWKANQPPATEEQLKALEARQKAKGNTSS comes from the coding sequence ATGGACCAACTGGACAAGCAGACCCGAACCGAGCTCGAGGCGGCTGCCTTTCGCCGCCTTCTCAAGCATCTCGATGACAATCGCGATGTGCAAAACATTGATTTGATGATTCTGGCTGATTTCTGCCGTAACTGTCTTTCCAAGTGGCTGGTGACGGCAGCCGAAGAGCGTCATGTAGAGCTTGACCTGGAAAGCGCTCGCGAGCATGTCTATGGCATGCCCTACAGTGAATGGAAGGCGAACCAGCCTCCGGCCACCGAAGAACAGCTCAAGGCGCTCGAGGCTCGTCAAAAGGCAAAGGGGAATACCTCTTCGTGA
- a CDS encoding DUF2069 domain-containing protein: MLFRTFEQRYGAIGARQKARRVVTVSWIILVAVTLMTGLMLAQQGGAESLLPVLVRLAPLLLLGVVLRTERRRGYGWLAFVSVLYIIQGAVMLQLPGLWWLGLVEVLSALTLLLSAGSYALYIHCWQRNDRTPGTE; the protein is encoded by the coding sequence GTGCTGTTTCGCACCTTTGAACAGCGATATGGGGCCATCGGCGCACGTCAAAAGGCACGCCGTGTCGTAACGGTCAGCTGGATTATTCTTGTAGCGGTGACGCTGATGACCGGGCTGATGCTGGCCCAGCAAGGTGGGGCTGAATCGCTGCTGCCGGTACTGGTACGTCTCGCCCCACTGCTGCTTCTCGGTGTAGTACTTCGCACCGAGCGCCGCCGTGGTTATGGCTGGCTGGCATTTGTCAGCGTGCTTTATATCATTCAGGGGGCCGTCATGCTGCAGTTGCCGGGACTATGGTGGCTGGGACTGGTTGAGGTGCTTTCTGCCCTGACCCTGCTGTTGAGTGCCGGCAGCTATGCGTTGTACATCCATTGCTGGCAGCGCAATGACAGGACGCCGGGCACCGAGTGA
- the moaB gene encoding molybdenum cofactor biosynthesis protein B: protein MNDDFIPLDIAVLTISDTRDESSDRSGALLIESLERAGHRCAFRQIIRDELYQIRAEVACLIANPKIQIVITTGGTGFTGRDSTPEAVGVLFDSHIEGFGEMFRRLSQDDVGSSTIQSRALAGFANHTAVFCLPGSTGACRTGWEGILLEQLDSRHKPCNFANLVIPGRGQHGG from the coding sequence GTGAACGATGATTTCATACCGCTCGACATTGCCGTTTTGACCATCTCTGACACGCGTGATGAAAGCAGTGACCGGTCCGGTGCCCTGCTGATCGAATCGCTTGAGCGTGCCGGTCATCGCTGCGCTTTTCGTCAGATTATTCGTGACGAGCTCTATCAGATTCGCGCGGAAGTCGCCTGCCTGATCGCCAATCCGAAGATACAGATCGTGATCACGACGGGCGGTACCGGCTTTACCGGTCGGGACTCCACACCCGAAGCGGTCGGCGTCTTGTTCGATAGTCATATCGAAGGATTTGGCGAAATGTTTCGTCGACTCTCACAGGATGATGTCGGCAGCTCGACCATACAGAGTCGGGCGCTGGCAGGCTTTGCCAACCATACGGCCGTATTCTGCCTGCCGGGCTCAACCGGTGCCTGCCGTACTGGCTGGGAAGGCATCCTTCTTGAACAGCTGGATAGTCGGCACAAGCCCTGCAATTTTGCCAATCTGGTGATTCCCGGGCGGGGCCAGCATGGTGGGTAA